The proteins below are encoded in one region of uncultured Eubacteriales bacterium:
- a CDS encoding Rubrerythrin, producing the protein MNSCEEYLVDLPYPSVLVREINVCYATLISGAFGGPGSESTAIAQYIAHNFYTHDYPEINFAYRCIASVELTHLNLLGNLIRDLGMPPKFLTYETNCYWTGKNPAYAYKIRPILLSDIKGEHDAIAHYTRLIHQIDSPDIQRLFKRIILDEQKHIEILTKFLASMGSECH; encoded by the coding sequence TTGAATAGCTGCGAAGAGTATCTAGTTGACTTGCCATACCCATCCGTACTGGTACGAGAGATAAACGTTTGTTACGCAACGCTAATTTCTGGAGCCTTCGGCGGCCCCGGCTCTGAATCCACCGCAATTGCGCAATACATAGCGCATAATTTCTATACCCATGATTATCCGGAAATCAATTTTGCCTATCGGTGCATTGCCTCAGTCGAACTAACGCACTTAAATCTGCTTGGAAATCTCATCCGAGACCTTGGCATGCCTCCAAAATTCCTGACTTATGAAACCAACTGCTATTGGACCGGCAAAAACCCAGCTTATGCCTATAAAATAAGGCCTATCTTGCTTTCGGACATAAAAGGAGAGCACGACGCCATCGCCCATTATACACGTCTAATCCATCAAATTGACTCTCCCGATATCCAGCGCTTGTTTAAGCGCATCATACTTGATGAGCAAAAACACATTGAGATACTGACAAAGTTCCTTGCCTCTATGGGCAGTGAGTGCCATTGA
- a CDS encoding conserved hypothetical protein (Evidence 4 : Homologs of previously reported genes of unknown function), translating into MNGYTVRAITEADIPIIANLLISRQNLESKTFPFLKNHCLNIAYIIDIFERLFNRRAIGIGAFFHQELVGYLIGELKIDTLRGRHVWIPYEGMAIREDQSPELIRALYAEISAMWLNQGFFMHYAVIPLGSQCYFESLQRLSFFIQQVHGVMDLEEYLPFKQASDAEIRIADKADREKMGRLSGIIQSYQSSAPTFELALPEIVADIKSGYESIMDDADAMVLIAEKDGKELGFQIYEAAAQRLMWPDGGVELNVAGTYPCQMGHGVGKKLMNEGCRIMNERGYRHIIADWRVANLASSTFWPKCGFYPIAYRMVRSIDSNWAWAHFSM; encoded by the coding sequence ATGAATGGGTATACCGTTCGAGCTATTACCGAGGCTGATATACCTATCATAGCGAACTTACTTATATCAAGGCAGAATTTAGAGAGCAAAACATTTCCATTTCTGAAAAACCACTGTCTCAATATAGCATACATCATTGACATATTTGAGAGATTGTTTAATAGAAGAGCCATTGGTATAGGAGCCTTTTTTCACCAGGAATTGGTTGGTTATTTGATAGGAGAGCTCAAGATCGATACCTTGAGAGGCAGGCATGTATGGATACCCTATGAGGGAATGGCAATTAGAGAGGATCAATCCCCCGAACTCATCAGGGCTCTCTACGCCGAGATTTCTGCCATGTGGCTGAACCAAGGTTTCTTTATGCACTATGCAGTTATTCCTCTTGGAAGTCAGTGTTATTTTGAATCTCTCCAACGGCTGAGCTTTTTTATCCAACAGGTGCACGGTGTAATGGACCTGGAGGAATACCTGCCCTTTAAACAGGCGTCCGATGCGGAGATTCGCATTGCCGATAAAGCGGACCGTGAAAAAATGGGACGCCTGTCCGGCATTATCCAGTCTTATCAGAGTTCGGCACCAACATTTGAGCTTGCGTTGCCCGAAATCGTGGCGGACATAAAATCCGGATATGAAAGCATTATGGACGATGCAGACGCGATGGTCCTCATCGCGGAGAAAGACGGTAAGGAACTGGGCTTTCAAATCTATGAGGCGGCCGCACAGCGCTTAATGTGGCCCGACGGCGGGGTTGAACTCAATGTTGCGGGCACTTACCCCTGTCAAATGGGGCATGGAGTAGGAAAAAAGTTAATGAATGAGGGCTGCAGGATCATGAATGAGCGTGGATACCGCCATATCATAGCTGACTGGAGAGTTGCTAACCTCGCCTCCTCGACCTTTTGGCCCAAGTGCGGGTTTTATCCAATCGCCTATAGGATGGTCAGATCCATTGACAGCAATTGGGCTTGGGCACACTTCAGTATGTAA
- the accA gene encoding Acetyl-coenzyme A carboxylase carboxyl transferase subunit alpha, translated as MKAMERVRHARDKDCPGGLRYIEEIFTHFMELHGDRRYGDDRAIVGGLAYLDGIPITVIATEKGLDAKSRLARNFGSAHPEGYRKALRLMKQAEKFCRPVVCFINTSGAYCGIGAEERGQGQAIAENLMEMTALKTPIISILTGEGGSGGALALAVANRVWMLEQAVYSVISPEGCASILYRDPDKAEMAAENLKLTAPDLLALGVIERIFPDEDHAETCRALKSALLEELAALTALSGETVAEQRRLRFRALGAAP; from the coding sequence ATGAAGGCAATGGAGCGGGTGCGCCACGCCAGGGACAAGGACTGCCCCGGCGGACTGCGCTATATCGAGGAGATTTTCACCCACTTTATGGAGCTCCACGGCGACCGCCGCTATGGGGACGACCGGGCGATTGTGGGGGGGCTGGCATATCTGGACGGTATCCCTATCACGGTCATCGCCACTGAGAAGGGCCTGGACGCCAAGAGCCGTCTGGCCCGCAACTTCGGCTCCGCCCACCCGGAGGGGTACCGAAAAGCCTTGCGCCTGATGAAACAGGCCGAAAAATTTTGCCGCCCTGTCGTCTGTTTCATCAACACCTCGGGGGCCTATTGCGGGATCGGGGCCGAGGAGCGGGGCCAGGGTCAGGCCATTGCCGAGAACCTGATGGAGATGACCGCCCTAAAAACGCCCATTATATCCATCCTCACCGGCGAGGGGGGGAGCGGTGGGGCACTGGCCCTGGCGGTGGCCAACCGGGTATGGATGCTGGAGCAGGCGGTCTACTCTGTCATCTCCCCCGAGGGCTGCGCCTCCATCCTCTACCGGGACCCTGACAAGGCAGAGATGGCCGCTGAGAACCTGAAACTCACCGCCCCCGACCTGCTGGCGCTGGGGGTCATTGAACGGATTTTCCCCGACGAGGACCACGCTGAGACCTGCCGTGCGCTGAAATCCGCCCTTCTGGAGGAACTCGCCGCTTTGACCGCCTTGAGCGGGGAAACCGTGGCCGAGCAGCGCCGCCTGCGTTTCCGTGCCCTGGGTGCGGCACCATAA
- the accD gene encoding acetyl-CoA carboxylase, beta (carboxyltranferase) subunit (Evidence 2a : Function of homologous gene experimentally demonstrated in an other organism; PubMedId : 11157970, 1355086, 1355089, 1886618, 3040734, 3040739, 7678242; Product type e : enzyme) — protein sequence MFLFKKPKNELEPILSAAQGESPNIVAEAFIRCPDCHKSLLADTLRDHLQVCPKCGYHLKIGARDRLLALCDAGSFCERDAELESANPINFPDYEEKLTAAVERTLEREAVVTGRGKVEGLPCCLFAMDGTFMMGSMGCVVGEKITRLFEYAEAQSLPVVGFTLSGGARMQEGILSLMQMAKTSGAVKAHSDAGLLYITVLTNPTTGGVTASFAMEGDIILAEPGALICFAGPRVIEQTTRQKLPQGFQRAEFLLEKGFVDAIVPREEHRSMLGRLLAFHRRGAAV from the coding sequence ATGTTTTTATTTAAAAAACCGAAAAACGAGCTGGAGCCCATCCTGAGTGCGGCCCAGGGGGAGAGCCCCAACATCGTGGCCGAGGCCTTTATCCGCTGCCCGGACTGCCATAAGTCCCTCCTGGCCGATACCCTGCGGGATCATCTCCAGGTCTGCCCCAAATGCGGCTACCATCTCAAAATAGGGGCGCGCGATCGCCTCCTCGCCCTTTGCGATGCGGGGAGCTTTTGTGAACGGGATGCAGAGCTGGAGAGCGCCAATCCAATTAATTTCCCCGACTACGAGGAGAAGTTGACCGCGGCGGTTGAGCGCACGCTCGAGCGGGAGGCCGTGGTCACCGGCCGGGGCAAGGTGGAGGGGCTGCCCTGCTGCCTCTTCGCCATGGACGGTACCTTTATGATGGGAAGTATGGGCTGTGTTGTGGGAGAGAAGATCACCCGGCTCTTTGAGTACGCCGAAGCCCAGAGCCTCCCCGTAGTGGGGTTCACCCTCTCTGGGGGCGCGCGGATGCAGGAGGGGATCCTCTCCCTCATGCAGATGGCCAAGACCAGCGGGGCCGTGAAGGCCCACAGCGACGCGGGGCTCCTCTACATCACGGTGCTTACAAACCCCACCACCGGCGGCGTGACAGCTAGTTTTGCCATGGAGGGCGACATCATCCTGGCCGAGCCGGGGGCCCTTATCTGTTTTGCCGGACCCAGGGTCATCGAGCAGACCACCCGGCAGAAATTGCCCCAAGGGTTCCAGCGGGCTGAATTTCTCCTGGAGAAGGGCTTTGTGGATGCCATCGTACCCCGGGAGGAGCATAGGAGTATGCTGGGGCGGCTGCTGGCGTTCCATCGGAGAGGTGCGGCGGTATGA
- the accC gene encoding acetyl-CoA carboxylase, biotin carboxylase subunit (Evidence 2a : Function of homologous gene experimentally demonstrated in an other organism; PubMedId : 10821865, 11157970, 1370469, 1682920, 7915138, 8246839, 9298646; Product type e : enzyme), protein MFSKILIANRGEIAVRVIRACKEMGVSTVAVHSPCDRESLHVALADEHLCIGGNSVSESYLNMESILAAAEVTGAGAIHPGYGLLSENSQFAALCEKFQLPFIGPSSDIIRRMGNKEEARRTMQSAGVPVVPGTDVIEDLAAARKAAETIGFPLLCKARSGGGGRGIRLVERAEDFETAFLTASREAQSAFGDGGIYLEKYLARTKHIEIQLLCDKHGNAVSLGERDCSMQRRRQKMLEESPAPTLKPRVREAMVKAAVKAAEAVKYTGVGTIEFLLDGDDAFYFMEMNTRLQVEHPVTEFVTGIDLVKWQIRTAAGAVLPFKQSDIDCRGHAIECRIVAENPAQGFRPSCGVISRLHVPAGPWVRFDSHIYQNYQVLPYYDSLLGKLIVHASTREEALRKLRAALCELVITGVDHNGEFLMDLLAMREFIDGSYHTNTLEGLGN, encoded by the coding sequence ATGTTTTCAAAAATTCTGATTGCCAACCGGGGTGAAATCGCGGTGCGCGTCATCCGGGCCTGTAAGGAGATGGGTGTGTCCACCGTGGCCGTCCACTCCCCTTGTGACAGGGAGTCCCTCCATGTGGCGCTGGCCGACGAGCACCTCTGCATCGGCGGCAACTCGGTATCTGAGAGCTACCTGAACATGGAGTCCATCCTCGCCGCCGCCGAGGTGACGGGGGCCGGAGCCATCCATCCGGGCTACGGTCTTCTGTCTGAGAACAGTCAATTTGCCGCCCTGTGCGAGAAATTTCAGCTCCCTTTTATCGGTCCCTCCTCCGACATCATCAGGAGGATGGGAAATAAAGAGGAGGCCCGCAGAACCATGCAGTCGGCGGGGGTGCCAGTGGTGCCCGGCACCGATGTGATTGAAGATCTGGCGGCGGCCAGGAAAGCAGCCGAGACCATTGGGTTTCCGCTGCTGTGCAAGGCCCGCTCGGGCGGCGGCGGGCGGGGCATCCGCCTGGTGGAGCGGGCCGAGGACTTTGAAACGGCCTTCCTCACCGCCAGCCGCGAGGCCCAGAGCGCCTTTGGCGACGGGGGCATCTATTTGGAGAAGTACCTCGCGAGAACCAAGCATATTGAAATCCAGCTCCTCTGCGACAAGCACGGAAACGCCGTCTCTCTGGGGGAGCGGGACTGCTCCATGCAGCGGCGGCGGCAGAAGATGCTGGAGGAGAGCCCCGCGCCCACCCTCAAGCCCCGGGTGCGCGAAGCCATGGTGAAGGCCGCCGTCAAGGCGGCCGAAGCCGTCAAGTACACGGGAGTGGGAACCATAGAGTTTCTGCTGGACGGGGACGATGCGTTCTACTTCATGGAGATGAACACCCGCCTCCAGGTGGAGCACCCGGTGACCGAGTTCGTCACCGGCATCGACCTCGTCAAGTGGCAGATCCGCACGGCGGCGGGAGCCGTTCTTCCCTTCAAGCAGAGCGATATCGATTGCCGGGGCCATGCCATCGAGTGCCGAATTGTGGCTGAGAATCCGGCCCAGGGTTTCCGCCCCAGCTGCGGCGTCATCAGCCGGCTCCATGTGCCGGCGGGGCCCTGGGTCCGCTTTGACAGCCATATCTACCAGAACTATCAGGTGCTGCCCTATTATGACTCTCTGCTGGGCAAGCTGATCGTCCACGCCTCCACCCGGGAAGAGGCCCTGCGTAAGCTGCGCGCCGCCCTGTGCGAGCTGGTGATCACAGGGGTGGATCACAATGGCGAATTTCTTATGGACCTTCTGGCCATGAGGGAATTTATCGACGGGAGCTATCACACCAACACCCTGGAAGGACTGGGTAACTAA
- the fabZ gene encoding 3-hydroxyacyl-(acyl-carrier-protein) dehydratase FabZ: MNQEEIKKILPHREPMLLVEEAEIQPDGAAVGFYTVKGDEFFLQGHFPGNPIVPGVIQLEMMAQTCAVLLAGEEARQPLYTGLDKVRFKGKVVPGDTLRFECRIVKSKKPFYFAEGKGYVGEKLCVQGEFSFALV, encoded by the coding sequence ATGAATCAGGAAGAGATTAAAAAAATCCTGCCCCACCGGGAGCCCATGCTCCTGGTAGAGGAGGCCGAGATTCAGCCCGACGGAGCCGCCGTGGGGTTTTACACCGTCAAAGGGGACGAATTTTTTCTCCAGGGCCATTTTCCCGGTAATCCGATCGTACCGGGGGTCATCCAACTGGAGATGATGGCCCAGACATGCGCGGTGCTCCTGGCTGGGGAGGAGGCGCGCCAACCCCTCTATACCGGCCTTGATAAGGTCCGTTTCAAGGGCAAGGTAGTCCCCGGGGATACCCTGCGCTTTGAGTGCCGTATCGTGAAGAGCAAGAAGCCCTTCTATTTTGCCGAAGGTAAGGGCTATGTGGGAGAAAAGCTCTGCGTGCAGGGGGAGTTCTCCTTTGCCCTTGTTTGA
- the accB gene encoding acetyl CoA carboxylase, BCCP subunit (Evidence 2a : Function of homologous gene experimentally demonstrated in an other organism; PubMedId : 10213607, 10542197, 11157970, 1370469, 1682920, 21380143, 2575489, 2660106, 324999, 7678242, 8747466, 9398236, 9600841; Product type e : enzyme), which yields MEGTVKIEEIRQLAEIMQTYGLESFELEEGATQVRLRRSGAGAAQIPAVPLPAATAAPAEPPHQKSVAREAPAAPEAGRVVTSPMVGVFYSAPVPGAEPYARVGQKVTPGEVLCIVEAMKMMNEITAEFGGEVAAVHVNDGDIVEVGQPLLTLI from the coding sequence TTGGAGGGAACCGTGAAGATAGAGGAGATTCGCCAGCTGGCTGAGATCATGCAGACCTACGGCCTGGAGAGCTTTGAGCTGGAGGAGGGGGCCACCCAGGTGCGCCTGCGCCGCTCCGGGGCCGGGGCGGCCCAGATCCCCGCCGTACCCCTCCCGGCCGCCACCGCTGCCCCGGCCGAGCCGCCCCACCAGAAGTCGGTCGCCCGGGAGGCTCCCGCCGCTCCGGAGGCGGGGCGGGTCGTCACCTCCCCCATGGTGGGGGTGTTCTACAGCGCCCCTGTCCCCGGAGCCGAGCCCTACGCCCGGGTGGGACAAAAGGTGACCCCCGGCGAGGTGCTATGCATCGTGGAGGCCATGAAGATGATGAATGAGATTACCGCCGAGTTTGGCGGTGAGGTGGCCGCCGTCCACGTGAACGACGGGGACATCGTGGAGGTGGGCCAGCCCCTCCTCACTTTGATTTGA
- the fabF gene encoding 3-oxoacyl-(acyl-carrier-protein) synthase II (Evidence 2a : Function of homologous gene experimentally demonstrated in an other organism; PubMedId : 10037680, 6988423, 7768872, 7972002, 9013860, 9482715; Product type e : enzyme), with the protein MSRVVITGMGAFTPVGKSVETLFDSLRAGRHGMGLITRFDTADFKAKVAAEIRGYDPLDYLPKAEARKMDLFTQYAVIAAAEAMGDSGLEGKVNPERFGVYVGSGIGGMETFAAGAVTVEQQGPRKISPFIIPMMISNMAAGMISIRYGAAGPTLPVVTACATSTHAIGEAFRAIKHGYADAILAGGTEAAIHPLAMAGFQNAMALNNTDDPESASIPFDKRRNGFIMGEGAGVLVLEEYEHAVRRGANIYAEVVGYGNTADAHHMTAPHPEGAGAIRAIRLALEEGGYEEGMAVYVNAHGTSTPLNDKAETHALKAAFGEEAARKLRISSSKSMTGHMLGAAGAVEAIVSVMTLRTGIVTPTVGYQVPDEDCDLDVTPNVAVTAPCDFAISNSFGFGGHNAVVALKKI; encoded by the coding sequence ATGAGCCGCGTGGTCATCACCGGCATGGGGGCCTTCACCCCTGTGGGCAAGAGCGTAGAGACTCTTTTTGACAGCCTGAGGGCGGGGCGGCACGGCATGGGCCTTATTACCCGCTTTGATACTGCCGACTTTAAGGCCAAGGTGGCCGCCGAGATCAGGGGCTACGACCCCCTGGACTATCTGCCCAAGGCCGAGGCCCGCAAGATGGACCTCTTCACCCAGTACGCCGTGATCGCCGCCGCCGAGGCCATGGGGGACAGCGGCCTGGAGGGGAAGGTAAACCCTGAGCGCTTCGGCGTCTACGTGGGCTCGGGCATCGGGGGGATGGAGACCTTCGCGGCCGGGGCGGTCACGGTGGAGCAGCAGGGGCCGAGAAAAATCTCCCCCTTCATCATCCCCATGATGATCTCCAACATGGCGGCGGGGATGATCTCCATCCGCTATGGGGCTGCGGGGCCCACCCTCCCGGTGGTGACGGCCTGTGCCACCTCCACCCACGCCATCGGCGAGGCCTTCCGGGCTATCAAGCACGGGTACGCCGATGCCATCCTGGCCGGAGGCACTGAGGCCGCTATCCACCCCCTGGCTATGGCGGGTTTCCAGAATGCCATGGCCCTCAACAACACCGACGACCCCGAGAGCGCCAGCATCCCCTTTGATAAGCGCCGCAATGGTTTCATCATGGGGGAGGGCGCGGGCGTTCTGGTGCTGGAGGAGTATGAGCACGCCGTAAGGCGTGGGGCCAATATCTATGCCGAGGTGGTGGGCTACGGCAACACCGCCGACGCCCACCACATGACGGCTCCCCACCCAGAGGGGGCCGGGGCCATCCGGGCCATCCGGCTGGCTCTGGAGGAGGGGGGCTATGAGGAGGGCATGGCGGTCTACGTCAACGCCCATGGCACCTCCACGCCCCTCAACGACAAGGCTGAGACCCATGCCCTCAAAGCGGCTTTCGGCGAGGAGGCTGCCCGGAAACTGCGCATCAGCAGCTCCAAGTCCATGACGGGGCATATGCTGGGGGCTGCAGGAGCGGTGGAGGCCATCGTTTCCGTCATGACGCTGCGCACCGGTATCGTCACTCCCACGGTGGGCTACCAGGTGCCCGATGAGGACTGCGATCTGGACGTCACCCCCAATGTGGCGGTGACCGCCCCCTGTGACTTTGCCATCTCCAACTCCTTTGGCTTTGGCGGGCACAACGCCGTCGTTGCACTGAAAAAGATTTGA
- the fabG gene encoding 3-oxoacyl-(acyl-carrier-protein) reductase (Evidence 2a : Function of homologous gene experimentally demonstrated in an other organism; PubMedId : 1682920; Product type e : enzyme): MEQTMRKVALVTGGSRGLGRAVAMELARGGANVALVYAGNEAAADNVVAEIEVLGCRAVAYRCDVSRFDQAKETVAAVLAEFGQVDILVNNAGITRDGLMLNMKEEQFDAVVDTNLKGAFNMTRHVYASMMKRRYGRIVNISSVVGLSGNAGQTNYASAKAGLIGLTKSVAKELAARGVTCNAVAPGFIETDMTNAMPAQAAEKIKAAIPLGRLGKPEDVAALVAFLVSDGAGYITGEVIKVDGGMYI, encoded by the coding sequence GTGGAACAAACTATGAGAAAAGTGGCCCTTGTCACCGGCGGCAGCCGCGGGCTGGGCCGTGCCGTGGCCATGGAGCTGGCCCGGGGCGGAGCGAACGTCGCTCTGGTCTACGCCGGGAACGAGGCGGCTGCTGACAACGTGGTGGCCGAGATCGAGGTCCTGGGGTGCCGGGCCGTAGCCTACCGCTGTGATGTGAGCCGGTTTGATCAGGCCAAGGAAACGGTGGCCGCCGTACTGGCGGAGTTTGGCCAGGTGGATATTCTGGTCAACAATGCGGGGATCACCAGGGATGGGCTGATGCTCAACATGAAGGAGGAGCAGTTTGACGCCGTGGTGGACACCAACCTGAAGGGGGCCTTCAATATGACCCGCCATGTGTACGCCTCCATGATGAAGAGGCGATATGGCAGGATCGTCAATATCTCCTCGGTGGTGGGCCTGTCGGGCAACGCGGGGCAGACCAATTACGCCAGCGCCAAGGCCGGACTTATCGGTCTCACGAAGTCGGTAGCCAAGGAGCTGGCCGCCCGGGGGGTCACCTGCAACGCCGTGGCACCCGGCTTTATCGAGACCGACATGACGAACGCCATGCCCGCCCAAGCCGCAGAGAAGATCAAGGCCGCCATCCCGCTAGGGCGTTTGGGTAAGCCCGAGGACGTGGCAGCGCTGGTGGCCTTCCTGGTCTCGGACGGCGCGGGCTATATCACCGGCGAGGTGATCAAGGTGGACGGAGGGATGTATATATGA
- the fabD gene encoding Malonyl CoA-acyl carrier protein transacylase translates to MGGLAFVFAGQGSQYTGMGKSLCEVSPAAAAVFNMADFLRPGTTQQCFTAGKEELSQTVNTQPCVFAVDLAAAAALEEGGIFPDYLAGFSLGEVPALAFGGYLNYEDAFSYVCRRGEAMDRCAGESRGAMLALLGLEASIVEELCPKVGDAWPVNYNCPGQIVAACREERADALAAAVKERKGRAMRLAVSGAFHSPLMEGAAHVLEGEYSALALKSPRLPVVANLTAEPYEGTWQMFAQVHSPVRWQETIEYLLAQGVDTFVEVGPGKTLSGLIAKISKEASVLHVEDAETLSAALVALGKA, encoded by the coding sequence ATGGGTGGATTAGCCTTCGTTTTCGCAGGCCAGGGGAGCCAGTACACAGGGATGGGGAAAAGCCTCTGCGAGGTCTCTCCCGCTGCGGCGGCTGTTTTCAACATGGCCGACTTCCTCCGCCCCGGCACGACGCAGCAGTGCTTTACCGCAGGTAAGGAAGAGCTCTCCCAGACCGTAAATACCCAGCCCTGCGTCTTTGCCGTGGACCTGGCCGCCGCCGCCGCTCTGGAGGAGGGGGGAATTTTCCCCGACTATCTGGCCGGCTTCTCTTTGGGGGAGGTGCCTGCCCTGGCCTTTGGAGGCTATCTGAACTACGAGGACGCCTTTTCTTACGTCTGCCGCCGCGGCGAGGCCATGGACCGGTGCGCCGGGGAGAGCAGGGGGGCCATGCTTGCACTCCTGGGCCTGGAGGCTTCCATCGTGGAAGAACTCTGTCCAAAAGTGGGAGACGCCTGGCCGGTGAACTACAACTGCCCCGGCCAGATCGTGGCTGCCTGCCGGGAGGAGAGGGCCGATGCCCTGGCCGCCGCCGTCAAGGAGCGGAAGGGCAGGGCCATGAGGCTGGCCGTCAGTGGGGCCTTTCACAGCCCCCTGATGGAGGGGGCTGCGCACGTTCTGGAGGGGGAGTATAGTGCTCTCGCCCTGAAATCGCCCCGCCTTCCCGTTGTTGCTAACCTGACCGCGGAGCCCTATGAGGGGACGTGGCAGATGTTCGCCCAGGTCCACAGCCCGGTACGCTGGCAGGAGACCATCGAGTATCTTCTGGCCCAGGGGGTGGACACCTTTGTGGAGGTAGGGCCAGGCAAGACCCTCAGCGGCCTGATTGCCAAGATATCGAAAGAGGCGTCCGTCCTACATGTGGAGGATGCTGAGACTCTGAGTGCGGCCCTGGTCGCTCTTGGCAAAGCATGA